Proteins co-encoded in one Setaria viridis chromosome 9, Setaria_viridis_v4.0, whole genome shotgun sequence genomic window:
- the LOC117836422 gene encoding glutamate decarboxylase 1 — translation MVLSKAVSESDMSVHSTFASRYVRASLPRYRMPENSIPKEAAYQIINDELMLDGNPRLNLASFVTTWMEPECDKLIMAAINKNYVDMDEYPVTTELQNRCVNMIAHLFNAPLGESETAVGVGTVGSSEAIMLAGLAFKRRWQNKRKAEGKPFDKPNIVTGANVQVCWEKFARYFEVELREVKLRDGYYVMDPEKAVEMVDENTICVAAILGSTLNGEFEDVKLLNDLLEVKNRETGWETPIHVDAASGGFIAPFLYPELEWDFRLPWVKSINVSGHKYGLVYAGIGWCIWRNKEDLPEELIFHINYLGADQPTFTLNFSKGSSQVIAQYYQLIRHGFEGYRNIMENCHENAMVLKEGLEKTGRFNIVSKDEGVPLVAFSLKDRSRHDEFEISDMLRRFGWIVPAYTMPPDAQHVTVLRVVIREEFSRTLAERLVLDIEKVMYQLDALPSRLPPPPPPALLVKKKSELETQRSVTEAWKKFVLAKKTNGVC, via the exons ATGGTGCTCTCCAAGGCCGTCTCCGAGAGTGACATGTCCGTGCACTCCACGTTCGCGTCGCGCTACGTCCGCGCTTCGCTCCCAAG GTACCGCATGCCGGAGAACTCGATCCCGAAGGAGGCGGCGTACCAGATCATCAACGACGAGCTGATGCTGGACGGGAACCCGCGCCTGAACCTGGCGTCCTTCGTCACCACCTGGATGGAGCCAGAGTGCGACAAGCTCATCATGGCCGCCATCAACAAGAACTACGTCGACATGGACGAGTACCCCGTCACCACCGAGCTCCAG AACCGGTGCGTGAACATGATCGCGCATCTCTTCAACGCGCCGCTCGGCGAGTCCGAGACGGCGGTGGGCGTCGGCACGGTGGGCTCGTCGGAGGCCATCATGCTGGCCGGGCTGGCCTTCAAGCGCAGGTGGCAGAACAAGCGCAAAGCCGAGGGCAAGCCGTTCGACAAGCCCAACATCGTCACCGGCGCCAACGTCCAG GTTTGCTGGGAGAAGTTCGCGAGGTATTTCGAGGTGGAGCTCAGGGAGGTGAAGCTGCGGGACGGCTACTACGTGATGGACCCGGAGAAGGCGGTGGAGATGGTGGACGAGAACACCATCTGCGTGGCCGCGATCCTGGGCTCCACGCTCAACGGCGAGTTCGAGGACGTCAAGCTGCTCAACGACCTGCTGGAGGTGAAGAACAGGGAGACCGGGTGGGAGACGCCCATCCACGTGgacgcggcgagcggcgggttCATCGCGCCGTTCCTGTACCCGGAGCTTGAGTGGGACTTCCGCCTGCCATGGGTGAAGAGCATCAACGTCAGCGGCCACAAGTACGGCCTCGTCTACGCCGGCATCGGCTGGTGCATCTGGCGCAACAAGGAGGACCTGCCGGAGGAGCTCATCTTCCACATCAACTACCTCGGCGCCGACCAGCCGACGTTCACGCTCAACTTCTCCAAGGGCTCCAGCCAAGTCATCGCGCAGTACTACCAGCTCATCCGCCATGGCTTCGAG GGGTATAGGAACATCATGGAGAACTGCCACGAGAACGCCATGGTGCTCAAGGAGGGGCTTGAGAAGACGGGGCGCTTCAACATCGTGTCCAAGGACGAGGGCGTGCCGCTGGTGGCCTTCTCGCTCAAGGACCGCAGCCGGCACGACGAGTTCGAAATCTCCGACATGCTGCGCCGCTTCGGCTGGATCGTGCCGGCCTACACCATGCCCCCCGACGCGCAGCACGTCACGGTGCTCCGCGTCGTCATCCGGGAGGAGTTCAGCCGCACCCTCGCCGAGCGCCTCGTCCTCGACATCGAGAAGGTCATGTACCAGCTGGACGCGCTCCCGTCCAGgctcccgccccctcccccgccggcgCTGCTGGTCAAGAAGAAGTCGGAGCTCGAGACGCAGAGGTCGGTCACGGAGGCGTGGAAGAAGTTTGTGCTCGCCAAGAAGACCAATGGCGTCTGCTAG